In a single window of the Terrirubrum flagellatum genome:
- the rnc gene encoding ribonuclease III — protein MTRAKPDLADLEARVGHAFTDRELLTRALTHISAAPASRLKRDSYQRLEFLGDRVLGLIVADMLMAAFPDAPEGELSRRLAELVRRESCTDVATQWGVGAYLRIGGGEAAAGVRRNAAILADVCESIVGAAYLDAGLPAAREVVERAFGPRLHAPRRPLRDAKTQLQEWAQARGKPAPTYRTVERSGPDHAPRFVIEVDVEAVERARGEGASKRDAEQAAARAMMQREGIVTEQVDA, from the coding sequence ATGACCAGAGCGAAGCCGGATCTCGCCGATCTTGAAGCCCGCGTCGGGCACGCCTTCACCGACCGCGAACTCCTGACGCGCGCGCTGACTCACATCAGCGCCGCGCCTGCGAGCCGTCTGAAGCGGGACAGCTATCAGAGGCTCGAATTTCTCGGCGATCGCGTTCTCGGGTTGATCGTCGCCGACATGCTGATGGCTGCATTTCCTGATGCGCCCGAGGGCGAGTTGTCGCGCCGGCTCGCCGAACTCGTGCGGCGCGAAAGCTGCACCGACGTCGCGACGCAATGGGGCGTCGGCGCCTATCTCCGGATCGGCGGCGGCGAAGCGGCGGCGGGCGTGCGCCGGAACGCTGCGATCCTCGCCGACGTCTGCGAATCCATCGTCGGAGCCGCTTATCTCGACGCCGGGCTGCCGGCGGCGCGCGAAGTGGTCGAGCGGGCTTTCGGGCCGCGTCTGCATGCGCCGCGCCGGCCGCTGCGCGATGCGAAAACGCAACTGCAGGAATGGGCGCAGGCGCGCGGCAAGCCGGCGCCGACCTATCGCACTGTCGAGCGCAGCGGTCCCGATCACGCGCCGCGCTTCGTCATCGAGGTTGATGTCGAAGCTGTCGAGCGCGCGCGGGGCGAGGGCGCCTCGAAGCGCGACGCCGAGCAGGCGGCGGCGCGGGCCATGATGCAACGGGAAGGCATCGTTACGGAGCAAGTCGATGCCTGA